Proteins encoded within one genomic window of Flavobacterium gilvum:
- a CDS encoding DUF4270 domain-containing protein: protein MLKNSFLKTIPFLLFVVLFYSCDKEINAVGADLIGDNSFDIVKNEYSVVSYNQKLGPIQSNNLETNPFGVYNNPSFGTTNANFVTQLALVTAAPVFDLTTAKIKSVVLSIPYFFDKTKTVTDSNGNNTYVLDSIYGPEKAKMKLSVYESGYYMRDLDPDSQFSQAQKYYTNQFADFNQLKIGSALNDDPNIAENSEFFFDPAEHVVTTTGTDGKTTTTRSAPAMQLNLNKDFFMSKVLKAPTAALATDAAFKEYFRGLFFNIETINGNPGDLAMINFRAGKITITYTETVNSVDTEKTFVLNLTGNTVSLLNQSNDNQNYINGIANADKVKGDPNLYLKGGEGSMSVLKLFGEDKYGVDGVSGAPNGVADQLDILRKNKYLINEADLTFNLNTDAMGNSYVPQRIYLYDFKNNQIIIDYRETSTVSSNTKNNKYIFGGILVKKSDAEGGGSSYKFRITNHIRNLVKYADSTNVDLGLVVTEDINKSSFYSLRDKTGFPLKAPMASVMNPLGTIVFGNNIAIDDKNYNKRLKFEIYYTKTN, encoded by the coding sequence ATGCTTAAAAATTCTTTTTTAAAAACAATTCCATTTCTTTTATTTGTAGTTCTTTTTTATTCTTGTGATAAAGAAATCAATGCGGTAGGTGCAGATCTTATCGGGGATAACTCTTTTGATATTGTCAAAAACGAGTATTCTGTTGTGTCATATAATCAAAAATTAGGTCCCATTCAATCCAATAATTTGGAAACCAATCCTTTTGGTGTTTATAATAATCCTTCATTTGGAACCACAAATGCTAATTTTGTCACTCAGCTTGCCTTAGTTACTGCTGCCCCTGTTTTTGATTTAACAACAGCCAAAATAAAAAGTGTCGTTTTGTCAATACCGTATTTCTTTGATAAGACTAAAACAGTTACTGATTCTAATGGAAACAATACTTATGTTTTGGATTCTATTTATGGTCCGGAAAAGGCAAAAATGAAATTGAGTGTTTACGAGTCGGGTTATTATATGAGGGATTTGGATCCTGATAGTCAGTTTTCTCAGGCTCAAAAATATTACACGAATCAATTTGCAGATTTTAATCAACTAAAAATCGGCTCCGCTTTAAATGACGATCCGAATATAGCTGAGAATTCAGAATTCTTTTTTGATCCTGCAGAACATGTTGTGACAACTACTGGTACTGATGGTAAAACTACTACAACTAGATCGGCACCTGCCATGCAGTTGAATTTGAATAAAGATTTTTTTATGTCAAAAGTATTAAAAGCTCCTACTGCAGCCTTGGCTACAGATGCCGCTTTTAAAGAATATTTCAGAGGGTTGTTTTTTAATATCGAAACTATTAATGGAAATCCTGGAGATTTGGCAATGATAAATTTTAGAGCCGGAAAAATAACTATTACTTATACCGAAACTGTCAATTCAGTCGATACTGAAAAAACTTTTGTACTGAATTTGACAGGTAATACAGTGAGTTTGCTTAATCAAAGTAATGATAATCAAAACTACATCAATGGAATTGCTAATGCTGATAAAGTAAAAGGTGATCCAAATTTGTATCTTAAAGGAGGTGAAGGTTCGATGTCTGTTTTGAAATTGTTTGGAGAAGACAAATACGGTGTAGATGGTGTGAGCGGAGCGCCGAATGGCGTTGCAGATCAGTTGGATATTCTTCGTAAAAATAAATATCTAATCAACGAAGCTGATTTAACTTTTAATCTGAATACGGATGCGATGGGTAATAGTTATGTGCCACAACGAATTTATTTGTATGATTTTAAAAACAATCAGATAATAATTGATTACCGTGAAACTTCAACGGTTTCTTCTAATACAAAAAATAATAAATATATTTTTGGAGGTATTCTTGTTAAGAAAAGTGATGCCGAAGGTGGAGGTTCTTCATATAAATTTAGAATAACAAATCACATTCGAAATCTTGTAAAATACGCCGATTCAACTAATGTGGATTTAGGTTTGGTTGTTACCGAAGATATTAATAAATCAAGTTTCTATTCCTTGAGAGATAAAACAGGTTTCCCTTTAAAAGCGCCGATGGCCTCAGTAATGAATCCGCTAGGAACAATTGTATTTGGGAATAATATTGCTATAGACGATAAAAATTATAATAAAAGACTGAAGTTCGAAATTTATTACACTAAAACTAATTAA